A portion of the Streptomyces sp. NBC_01335 genome contains these proteins:
- a CDS encoding Re/Si-specific NAD(P)(+) transhydrogenase subunit alpha: MRIGVTREPTGETRVAATPTTVRQLIALGYELVVESGAGELSAFTDLAYTEAGAIVGTANEAWSADIVLRVNSPSPDDIDKPKDGAHLVCILAPAQNTALVDALAERDITVLAMDAVPRISRAQSLDVLSSMANIAGYRAVIEAAHEFGRFFTGQVTAAGKVPPAKVLVAGAGVAGLAAIGAASSLGAVVRATDPRPEVADQVRSLGGEYLPVVVDEEAQQSGDGYAKATTDLYNTAAAELYSAQAADVDIIITTALIPGRPAPRLITEADIATMKAGSVIVDMAVAQGGNVAGSVEGQKVVTANGVTILGYGDLAGRLPTQASQLYGTNIVNLLKLLTPGKDGRAVLDLDDPVQRGITVVRATGDGRGEKLWPPPPVQVSAAPSTAPATAVPTPRKKTLPGPAKLALVLTGIALLWLVIAFAPAPIPQNFTVLTLAVVIGYYVIGKVHHALHTPLMSVTNAISGVIVVGALVQVGLGGHMIQALAGLATLLASVNIVGGFAVTRRMLAMFSKGN, translated from the coding sequence ATGCGCATCGGAGTGACTCGCGAGCCGACCGGGGAGACCCGCGTCGCCGCGACACCCACGACCGTCAGACAGCTCATCGCCCTCGGCTACGAACTGGTCGTCGAGTCCGGAGCGGGCGAGCTCTCCGCCTTCACCGACCTCGCGTACACCGAGGCCGGAGCCATCGTGGGCACCGCGAACGAGGCGTGGAGCGCGGACATCGTCCTGCGCGTCAACAGCCCCTCGCCGGACGACATCGACAAGCCGAAGGACGGCGCCCACCTCGTCTGCATACTGGCCCCGGCACAGAACACCGCGCTCGTGGACGCCCTCGCCGAACGGGACATCACCGTCCTGGCCATGGACGCCGTGCCGCGCATCAGCCGCGCCCAGTCCCTGGACGTCCTGTCCAGCATGGCCAACATCGCCGGCTACCGCGCCGTGATCGAGGCCGCCCACGAGTTCGGCCGGTTCTTCACCGGCCAGGTGACCGCCGCCGGAAAGGTTCCGCCGGCCAAGGTGCTCGTGGCCGGCGCCGGAGTCGCGGGCCTTGCGGCGATCGGCGCCGCGTCCAGCCTCGGCGCCGTCGTACGGGCCACGGACCCTCGCCCCGAGGTCGCCGACCAGGTCCGGTCGCTGGGCGGCGAATACCTTCCGGTCGTCGTCGACGAAGAAGCCCAGCAGTCCGGCGACGGCTACGCCAAGGCCACCACCGACCTGTACAACACCGCCGCCGCCGAGCTCTACTCCGCCCAGGCCGCCGACGTCGACATCATCATCACCACCGCCCTCATCCCCGGCCGCCCGGCCCCCCGGCTGATCACCGAAGCCGACATCGCCACGATGAAGGCCGGTTCGGTGATCGTCGACATGGCCGTCGCGCAGGGCGGCAACGTCGCCGGCAGCGTAGAGGGCCAGAAGGTCGTCACCGCCAACGGCGTGACCATCCTCGGCTACGGCGATCTGGCGGGCCGCCTCCCCACCCAGGCCAGCCAGCTGTACGGCACCAACATCGTCAACCTGCTGAAGCTGCTCACACCCGGAAAGGACGGCCGCGCCGTCCTCGATCTCGACGACCCCGTCCAGCGCGGCATCACGGTCGTCCGCGCCACCGGGGACGGGCGGGGCGAGAAGCTCTGGCCGCCGCCCCCGGTCCAGGTCAGCGCGGCCCCTTCCACCGCGCCCGCCACAGCGGTCCCCACGCCGCGGAAGAAGACCCTGCCCGGCCCCGCGAAGCTCGCGCTCGTCCTCACCGGAATCGCCCTGCTCTGGCTGGTGATCGCGTTCGCCCCGGCGCCGATCCCGCAGAACTTCACCGTACTCACCCTTGCGGTCGTCATCGGCTACTACGTCATCGGCAAGGTCCACCACGCGCTCCACACGCCCCTGATGAGCGTCACCAACGCCATCTCCGGGGTCATCGTCGTCGGAGCGCTGGTCCAGGTCGGGCTCGGCGGGCACATGATCCAGGCGCTGGCCGGCCTCGCGACCCTGCTCGCCTCCGTCAACATCGTCGGCGGCTTCGCGGTGACGCGCCGCATGCTCGCCATGTTCAGCAAGGGGAACTGA
- a CDS encoding GNAT family N-acetyltransferase codes for MRGETTGERREQPTALPARAPSDFPAPSDFPAPSDFPAPSDFPGPSVSPGPSDFPGRPERVQPGAVAPGGGASPRTPRPGRGVGRCVPAGAARRFAVPEPRPAVPADAAEIARLKSAHTCSEPLSPERLTATRTLLAARLTAAGSAVAYVVDAPAGGGLASCALALVHPVFPSRDSPEGLAAHVDAVATDPAHRNRGYASAALGALLRHLEGLGVTEYALHTGGEPVPFYERFGFFRDSALLRMTRAPARRPGDAAGLSTAQFAETVMHATGFAGLYFTDEDGRPLQLHAVYSSSHPWQVPGGTMDPGERPWGTAVRECREETGIVVGGPPRRLLAAVYGLPGAQWPYSTFGCVFDGGRLTRRQIEAIVLDPAEHDEVRVRPLEEWRDHMPDGDYRRLVAIDGARRSGETAYFDTWDWEAE; via the coding sequence ATGAGGGGCGAGACCACCGGTGAGCGGCGGGAGCAGCCCACCGCCCTGCCGGCCCGCGCGCCCTCGGACTTCCCCGCACCCTCGGACTTCCCCGCACCCTCGGACTTCCCCGCACCCTCGGACTTCCCCGGGCCGTCGGTCTCCCCCGGGCCGTCGGACTTCCCCGGGCGGCCTGAACGGGTGCAGCCGGGAGCCGTGGCCCCCGGCGGGGGCGCGTCGCCGCGCACGCCTCGGCCGGGGCGTGGCGTCGGCCGGTGCGTACCGGCCGGTGCCGCCCGGCGTTTCGCCGTTCCCGAGCCCCGGCCCGCCGTTCCCGCCGACGCGGCGGAGATCGCGCGTCTGAAGTCGGCGCACACCTGCTCCGAGCCGCTTTCCCCGGAGAGGCTCACCGCGACCCGCACTCTCCTGGCAGCACGTCTCACGGCGGCCGGCAGCGCGGTGGCCTACGTCGTCGACGCGCCGGCGGGCGGCGGGCTGGCGAGTTGCGCGCTCGCCCTGGTGCATCCGGTGTTCCCGTCGCGCGACTCCCCCGAGGGCCTCGCGGCACACGTGGACGCCGTCGCCACCGACCCCGCCCACCGCAATCGCGGCTACGCCAGTGCCGCGCTGGGCGCGCTGCTGCGGCATCTGGAGGGGCTGGGCGTCACCGAGTACGCGCTCCACACCGGCGGCGAACCGGTGCCGTTCTACGAGCGGTTCGGCTTCTTCCGCGATTCCGCGCTCCTGCGGATGACCCGGGCCCCCGCCCGGCGGCCCGGGGACGCGGCAGGCCTGTCGACCGCGCAGTTCGCGGAGACGGTCATGCACGCCACGGGATTCGCCGGGCTGTACTTCACCGACGAGGACGGCCGCCCCCTGCAGTTGCACGCGGTGTACTCCTCCTCGCACCCGTGGCAGGTCCCCGGCGGCACGATGGACCCGGGCGAGCGCCCCTGGGGTACGGCCGTGCGCGAGTGCCGGGAGGAGACCGGGATCGTCGTCGGGGGGCCTCCCCGCCGTCTGCTGGCCGCCGTCTACGGTCTGCCGGGCGCCCAGTGGCCGTACAGCACCTTCGGGTGCGTCTTCGACGGCGGGCGGCTCACCCGACGCCAGATCGAGGCGATCGTCCTGGATCCGGCGGAGCACGACGAGGTGCGCGTACGGCCGCTGGAGGAATGGCGGGACCACATGCCCGACGGCGACTACCGCAGGCTGGTGGCGATCGACGGTGCCCGGCGGTCGGGCGAGACGGCGTACTTCGACACCTGGGACTGGGAAGCGGAGTGA
- the pntB gene encoding Re/Si-specific NAD(P)(+) transhydrogenase subunit beta, protein MTAASISTAAYLVAALLFILSLAGLSKHETARQGWTYGVAGMAVALAATIGLTLHDTSVRGATALVLAVSLAVGAAIGIWRARVVRMTGMPELIALLHSFVGLAAVLVGWASYIEVERHGEGGFSGSLLSIHHAEVSLGIFIGAVTFTGSIVANLKLSARIKSAPLVLPGKNLLNLGALLAFVVLTVFFVARPTLWPVIAVTAIALLFGWHLVASIGGGDMPVVVSMLNSYSGWAAAASGFLLNNDLLIVVGALVGSSGAYLSYIMCKAMNRSFVSVIAGGFGIEAPGGGGDDGQGEHRETNADETAELLAGASRVVITPGYGMAVAQAQYPVAELTRLLRSRGVDVRFGIHPVAGRLPGHMNVLLAEAKVPYDIVLEMDEINDDLADTDVVLVIGANDTVNPAAMDDPGSPIAGMPVLRVWEAANVVVFKRSMASGYAGVQNPLFFRENTAMLFGDAKTRSDEIVAALASLAGTRVAPVPA, encoded by the coding sequence GTGACCGCAGCCTCGATCTCCACCGCGGCGTACCTCGTCGCCGCCCTGCTCTTCATCCTCTCCCTGGCCGGCCTGAGCAAGCACGAGACGGCCCGGCAGGGCTGGACGTACGGCGTCGCCGGCATGGCCGTCGCCCTCGCCGCCACCATCGGCCTGACTCTCCACGACACCTCCGTACGGGGCGCCACCGCGCTCGTCCTCGCGGTCTCCCTCGCCGTCGGCGCCGCCATCGGGATCTGGCGCGCCCGCGTGGTGCGGATGACCGGCATGCCCGAACTGATCGCACTGCTGCACTCGTTCGTCGGTCTCGCCGCGGTGCTGGTCGGCTGGGCCTCCTACATCGAGGTCGAACGCCACGGCGAGGGCGGCTTCTCCGGATCGCTCCTGAGCATCCACCACGCCGAGGTCTCCCTCGGCATCTTCATCGGCGCCGTCACCTTCACCGGCTCGATCGTCGCCAACCTCAAACTGAGCGCGAGGATCAAGTCCGCCCCCCTCGTGCTGCCCGGTAAGAACCTCCTCAACCTCGGCGCGCTGCTCGCCTTCGTGGTCCTCACCGTTTTCTTCGTCGCCCGCCCGACGCTCTGGCCGGTCATCGCCGTGACCGCGATCGCGCTGCTCTTCGGGTGGCACCTGGTCGCCTCGATCGGCGGTGGAGACATGCCCGTCGTGGTCTCCATGCTCAACAGCTACTCCGGCTGGGCGGCCGCCGCGAGCGGGTTCCTGCTCAACAACGACCTGCTCATCGTCGTCGGCGCGCTGGTCGGCTCCTCGGGTGCCTATCTCTCCTACATCATGTGCAAGGCCATGAACCGCTCCTTCGTCTCCGTCATCGCGGGCGGCTTCGGGATCGAGGCGCCCGGGGGCGGCGGCGACGACGGGCAGGGGGAGCACCGCGAGACCAACGCCGACGAGACCGCCGAACTCCTGGCCGGCGCCTCCCGCGTGGTGATCACCCCCGGCTACGGCATGGCGGTGGCCCAGGCGCAGTACCCGGTCGCCGAACTGACCCGCCTCCTGCGATCCCGGGGCGTCGACGTGCGGTTCGGCATCCACCCGGTCGCAGGCCGGCTGCCGGGCCACATGAACGTACTGCTTGCCGAAGCCAAGGTTCCCTACGACATCGTGCTGGAGATGGACGAGATCAACGACGACCTCGCCGACACCGACGTCGTCCTGGTCATCGGCGCCAACGACACCGTCAACCCGGCCGCCATGGACGACCCCGGCAGCCCGATCGCCGGCATGCCGGTCCTGCGGGTCTGGGAGGCCGCGAACGTCGTCGTCTTCAAGCGGTCGATGGCCAGCGGATACGCCGGTGTGCAGAATCCGCTCTTCTTCCGCGAGAACACCGCCATGCTCTTCGGCGACGCGAAGACCAGGAGCGACGAGATCGTGGCCGCCCTGGCCTCCCTGGCCGGCACCCGCGTGGCACCCGTCCCCGCTTGA
- a CDS encoding alpha/beta hydrolase-fold protein, which translates to MTGALPGLAAGRHRPPSFADFGLSGSPGTEAFWASARSPVVAPSPDGGWVALFLWRGSPARVVFESWSEPVPLRRFGDTDCWYAEMAMPARLRVTYQLITEEGAYADPLNPAGAGGDRSLAAAPDAPPQPHWPLVGADDVLPLPRTRLRWASGRLGGRRTVRVHPAGGGGPLVLLLDGDDWLHLHPATTAFDSAVAAGGMPPVTLVFLPVKDREAEFGCRPELWEAVRDELLPLVAESGVPADPGRLVAVGQSLGGLSALHAALDFPDLVSRVAVQSGSFWWSQDAVGAADPLGGPLGGALADRLREHPGLSGLRVAFDVGEHETLMLPHCEVVESLAEAAGATVRVSRSPSGHDRVGWRHALLRDVAWALG; encoded by the coding sequence ATGACGGGCGCCCTCCCCGGCCTCGCGGCCGGCCGTCACCGTCCCCCGTCCTTCGCGGACTTCGGGCTGTCCGGCAGCCCGGGGACCGAGGCGTTCTGGGCGTCGGCGCGCAGTCCCGTGGTGGCGCCCTCCCCCGACGGCGGCTGGGTGGCCCTCTTCCTGTGGCGCGGGTCCCCCGCACGTGTCGTCTTCGAGAGCTGGTCGGAGCCGGTGCCCCTGCGCCGTTTCGGCGACACGGACTGCTGGTACGCCGAGATGGCGATGCCCGCGCGGCTGCGGGTGACCTACCAACTCATCACGGAGGAGGGGGCGTACGCAGATCCGCTCAACCCGGCGGGCGCCGGGGGTGACCGCTCGCTGGCCGCGGCCCCGGACGCCCCGCCGCAGCCGCACTGGCCCCTGGTCGGTGCGGACGACGTGCTGCCCCTTCCGCGTACGCGGCTGCGCTGGGCGAGCGGGCGGCTCGGCGGACGGCGCACCGTGCGGGTGCATCCGGCGGGCGGTGGCGGGCCGTTGGTGCTGCTGCTCGACGGGGACGACTGGCTCCATCTGCATCCGGCCACCACCGCGTTCGACTCGGCGGTGGCCGCGGGCGGGATGCCCCCGGTCACACTGGTCTTCCTGCCGGTGAAGGACCGGGAGGCGGAGTTCGGGTGCCGGCCCGAGCTGTGGGAGGCGGTCCGGGACGAGTTGCTGCCGCTGGTGGCGGAGTCCGGTGTGCCGGCGGACCCGGGCCGGCTGGTGGCGGTCGGGCAGAGCCTCGGCGGGCTGAGCGCGCTGCACGCGGCGCTGGACTTCCCGGACCTGGTGTCACGCGTCGCGGTGCAGTCGGGGTCGTTCTGGTGGTCCCAGGATGCCGTGGGTGCGGCGGACCCGCTGGGCGGTCCGCTGGGAGGCGCCCTGGCCGACCGGCTGCGGGAGCACCCCGGTCTGTCCGGGCTGCGCGTCGCGTTCGACGTGGGGGAGCACGAGACGCTGATGCTCCCCCACTGCGAGGTGGTCGAGTCGCTGGCCGAGGCGGCCGGGGCGACCGTACGGGTCTCGCGGTCGCCCTCGGGCCACGACCGGGTGGGCTGGCGGCACGCCCTGCTCAGGGATGTCGCCTGGGCGCTGGGCTGA
- a CDS encoding MbtH family protein — MSTNPFDDPEGRFLVLVNDEGQHSLWPSFAEVPGGWAIAFEENTREACLEFVEANWTDLRPRSLAATMDA, encoded by the coding sequence ATGAGCACCAACCCGTTCGACGACCCCGAAGGCCGCTTCCTGGTCCTGGTGAACGACGAGGGCCAGCACTCGCTCTGGCCGTCCTTCGCCGAGGTTCCCGGGGGGTGGGCCATCGCCTTCGAGGAGAACACCCGGGAGGCGTGCCTGGAGTTCGTCGAGGCCAACTGGACCGACCTGCGCCCCCGTTCGCTCGCTGCGACCATGGACGCCTGA
- a CDS encoding pyridoxamine 5'-phosphate oxidase family protein, with amino-acid sequence MTLFKGFHPATPELLDGRNFATLATLATINPDGGPQASVVWFEREGDTLLISVTSARKKARNIERDPRVSLTVFDRGNP; translated from the coding sequence ATGACGTTGTTCAAGGGTTTCCACCCCGCCACCCCCGAGCTCCTCGACGGCAGGAACTTCGCCACCCTCGCCACCCTCGCCACGATCAACCCGGACGGCGGGCCGCAGGCCTCCGTGGTCTGGTTCGAGCGCGAGGGTGACACGCTGCTCATCTCCGTGACCTCCGCACGCAAGAAGGCCCGGAACATCGAGCGCGACCCGCGGGTCAGCCTCACGGTCTTCGACCGGGGCAACCCGTAA
- a CDS encoding 5'-nucleotidase, with protein MGYELSNRLVVGIASSALFDLTESGAIFREQGEKGYRDYQEEHRDDELRPGVAFPFIRRLLSLNNLNAADDPLVEVIVLSRNDPDTGLRVMRSIASHGLPISRAIFRQGRSPYNFMPALNMSLFLSANEQDVREAVSSGLAAGHVLGAPHEDDLDDDDLRISFDFDGVLAGDESEQVYQAGGIEEFRAHETRNAAIPHDAGPLKEFLAGVNRIQQREEEERGRNPDYRIRLHVSIVTARNAPAHERAVTSLKEWGLRVNDAFFLGGIDKGEIMKILRPHIFFDDQETHLVSTSRTTPSVHVPFGKINEVAEADRRPA; from the coding sequence GTGGGCTACGAACTTTCGAACCGGCTCGTCGTCGGAATCGCGTCCAGCGCTCTCTTCGACCTGACCGAGTCGGGCGCCATCTTCCGCGAGCAGGGCGAGAAGGGCTACCGCGACTACCAGGAAGAGCACCGGGACGACGAACTCCGCCCGGGAGTGGCGTTCCCGTTCATCCGGCGTCTGCTGTCACTGAACAACCTGAACGCGGCCGACGACCCTCTGGTGGAGGTCATCGTCCTGTCCCGCAACGACCCCGACACCGGCCTGCGGGTCATGCGCTCCATAGCGTCCCACGGGCTGCCGATAAGCCGGGCCATCTTCCGGCAGGGCCGATCACCGTACAACTTCATGCCCGCGCTCAACATGTCGCTGTTCCTGTCGGCGAACGAGCAGGACGTCCGCGAGGCCGTCTCCTCCGGTCTGGCGGCCGGACACGTCCTGGGTGCACCGCACGAGGACGACTTGGACGACGACGACCTGCGCATCTCCTTCGACTTCGACGGCGTACTCGCGGGCGACGAGTCGGAGCAGGTGTACCAGGCGGGCGGAATCGAAGAGTTCCGCGCCCACGAGACGAGGAACGCCGCGATCCCGCACGATGCCGGGCCGCTCAAGGAATTCCTCGCCGGCGTGAACCGCATCCAGCAGCGCGAGGAGGAGGAACGCGGGAGGAATCCCGACTACCGGATCCGTCTCCACGTCTCCATCGTCACCGCGCGGAACGCGCCTGCCCACGAGCGCGCGGTCACCAGCCTGAAGGAGTGGGGCCTGAGGGTCAACGACGCCTTCTTCCTCGGCGGCATCGACAAGGGCGAGATCATGAAGATCCTCAGGCCGCACATCTTCTTCGACGATCAGGAGACCCACCTGGTCAGCACCTCGCGGACGACGCCCAGCGTGCACGTCCCGTTCGGGAAGATCAACGAGGTCGCCGAGGCCGACCGCCGCCCCGCCTGA
- a CDS encoding class I SAM-dependent methyltransferase, translated as MTTEDHLAPSPPPPDLFGSAQAYARHRPGVPAEAARLLARTLARVPGPALLDLGTGTGQVPLSLLGLVPLAHVSLVDTGMERMRAASDGLLPELGASHVARFVGRAEDFEPEGSAPRPHLITCCRAFHWMDRPAVLAMADRVAAPGAAFAVMDDGSLWTHDADWTHALRALIQSYLGPVRRAGAGDAYVEPARSYAEDLAASAFSRVRTCAFPVSRVWSPDRVLGYLATTSFAGPAHFGDRHPAFEDEVRRLLTARAGRGPLTEESVFTVHLARRPGDLG; from the coding sequence TTGACGACGGAAGACCATCTGGCCCCGAGCCCTCCGCCACCGGACCTCTTCGGCTCCGCCCAGGCATACGCACGTCACCGGCCGGGGGTTCCGGCAGAGGCGGCCCGGCTTCTCGCCCGGACGCTCGCCCGGGTGCCCGGTCCGGCGCTGCTGGACCTCGGGACGGGAACCGGCCAAGTGCCGCTTTCCTTGCTGGGGTTGGTTCCATTGGCCCATGTGTCCCTGGTGGACACGGGGATGGAGCGGATGCGTGCCGCGTCCGACGGACTCCTGCCGGAACTGGGCGCGTCGCACGTCGCGCGGTTCGTCGGCCGGGCGGAGGACTTCGAGCCCGAGGGTTCGGCTCCCCGCCCGCATCTGATCACCTGCTGCCGGGCCTTCCACTGGATGGACCGGCCGGCCGTCCTCGCGATGGCGGACCGGGTCGCCGCGCCGGGTGCCGCCTTCGCGGTGATGGACGACGGAAGCCTGTGGACGCACGACGCCGACTGGACGCATGCGTTGCGGGCGCTGATCCAGTCGTACCTGGGGCCCGTCCGCCGCGCGGGTGCGGGCGACGCGTACGTGGAGCCCGCTCGATCGTACGCCGAGGACCTGGCGGCGTCGGCGTTCAGCCGGGTGCGCACGTGCGCGTTCCCGGTTTCCCGGGTGTGGAGTCCGGACCGGGTGCTGGGGTATCTCGCGACGACGTCGTTCGCCGGCCCGGCGCACTTCGGTGACCGGCACCCCGCGTTCGAGGACGAGGTGCGGCGTCTGCTGACCGCGCGGGCCGGGCGCGGGCCGCTCACCGAGGAGAGCGTCTTCACCGTGCATCTGGCCCGGCGGCCCGGGGACCTCGGATGA